A section of the Oryza sativa Japonica Group chromosome 1, ASM3414082v1 genome encodes:
- the LOC4325370 gene encoding acyl-CoA--sterol O-acyltransferase 1: protein MQTLDKPTMASELRAMAWTVLLVPACAWYARSACRRLRPGLPRLAALAPTFPVFVYLPCLFNSLHFRLFSTFFHTWLAINKLVLLALGIGPLHPSLPLVPFVLCASLPIKLRLSQQPPAAKRSPSSPPPPPLADFLRPCARSFFFLSCLFVAYPHTGWLPVYAVHFLYCVQVFLTLDLVLSSVALASATVLDAGLERQFSTPLAVASLNDFWGRQWNLMAVDLLRASAYEPVRARWGRDAGVLAAFLMSGLLHELLYLYLTLRRPRGEMVLFFMLHGVSQIAERWARAAGLWRPPKVAAYLLVSAFMVVTISELFFGPFMRAGADVRLMEEAAAMLQLIMGVSRRLLRPFGVVSSL from the coding sequence ATGCAAACGCTCGACAAGCCGACGATGGCGTCGGAGCTGAGGGCGATGGCATGGACGGTGCTGCTCGTCCCGGCGTGCGCGTGGTACGCGCGCTCGGCCTGCCGCCGCCTACGGCCAGGACTgccccgcctcgccgcgctcgccccGACGTTCCCCGTCTTCGTCTACCTGCCGTGCCTGTTCAACTCCCTCCACTTCCGCCTCTTCAGCACCTTCTTCCACACCTGGCTCGCCATCAACAAGCTCGTCCTCCTCGCGCTCGGCATCGGCCCGCTACACCCGTCCCTCCCCCTCGTCCCGTTCGTCCTCTGCGCCAGCCTCCCCATCAAGCTCCGCCTCAGCCAGCAGCCGCCCGCCGCCAAGCGTtctccttcgtcgccgccgccaccgcccctcgCTGACTTCCTCCGTCCCTGCGCCCGGAGCTTTTTCTTCCTCAGCTGCCTCTTCGTGGCGTACCCGCACACGGGCTGGCTACCCGTGTACGCCGTCCACTTCCTATACTGCGTCCAGGTCTTCCTCACGCTCGACCTCGTCCTCTCCTCCGTCGCGCTCGCCTCGGCGACCGTCCTGGACGCCGGCCTGGAGAGGCAGTTCAgcacgccgctcgccgtcgcgtcgctgaACGACTTCTGGGGGCGGCAGTGGAACCTGATGGCGGTGGACCTCCTCCGGGCGTCGGCGTACGAGCCCGTGCGCGCGCGGTGGGGCCGCGACGCCGGCGTGCTGGCGGCGTTCCTCATGTCGGGCCTGCTCCACGAGCTCCTCTACCTGTACCTGACGCTGCGGCGGCCCAGGGGGGAGATGGTGCTCTTCTTCATGCTCCACGGCGTGTCCCAGATCGCCGAGCGCTGGGCCAGGGCGGCCGGGCTGTGGCGGCCGCCCAAGGTGGCGGCGTACCTCCTCGTCAGCGCCTTCATGGTCGTCACCATATCGGAGCTCTTCTTCGGGCCGTTCATGAGGGCCGGGGCCGACGTGCGGCTgatggaggaggccgcggcgatGCTGCAGTTGATCATGGGCGTCTCGAGGCGTCTGCTCCGACCGTTTGGGGTGGTTTCGAGCCTCTAA
- the LOC4325371 gene encoding phospholipase A1-II 3 precursor, with product MCCFLLVSVLLATTLTDVASAQRWRQTSGGGKDRWDGLLDPLDADLRRDIIRYGELAQATSDALIGDPASPFAGASRYAPDAFLRKVRASDPDAYRVTRFVYATSSVRLPDAFMPRPAPSAGAAWSGESNWMGYVAVAADGVAAKAGRRDIVVAWRGTKRAVEWANDLDITLVPADGVVGPGPGWTQPSVHRGFLSVYTSKSFSSPFNKLSAREQVLAEITRLLRAYKNENCSITITGHSLGAALSTLNAIDIVANGYNVRGSSRVPVPVTAIALASPRVGDDQFKRAFDSTSNLSLLRVRNAPDIVPTILPSAFFKDVGAELLVDTRRSPYLKNPAGPAQWHNLECYLHAVAGTQGAGDGAGFSLVVDRDLALVNKEVDALRDEYQVPAAWWVEKNKGMVQNASGRWVLQDHEEGNLAM from the exons ATGTGTTGCTTTCTGCTGGTCTCTGTACTGCTAGCCACCACTCTCACCGACGTAGCCAGTGCACAGAGATGGAGgcagacgagcggcggcggcaaggacaGGTGGGACGGCCTCCTCGACCCACTCGACGCCGACCTCCGGCGCGACATCATCCGCTACGGCGAGCTGGCGCAGGCGACGTCGGACGCGCTCATCGGCGACCCGgcgtcgccgttcgccggcgcgTCGCGGTACGCGCCCGACGCGTTCCTCCGCAAGGTGCGGGCGTCCGACCCGGACGCGTACCGCGTCACGAGGTTCGTCTACGCGACGTCGAGCGTCCGCCTCCCCGACGCGTTCATGCCGAGGCCCGCGCCGTCGGCGGGCGCGGCGTGGAGCGGGGAGTCCAACTGGATGGGGTACGTGGCCGTGGCCGCCGACGGCGTCGCCGCGAAGGCCGGGAGGCGGGACATCGTGGTGGCGTGGCGCGGGACGAAGCGCGCGGTGGAGTGGGCCAACGACCTGGACATCACGCTGGTGCCGGCGGACGGCGTCGTCGGTCCGGGCCCGGGCTGGACGCAGCCGTCGGTGCACAGGGGGTTCCTGTCCGTCTACACGTCCAAGAGTTTCTCGTCGCCGTTCAACAAACTTAGCGCGCGAGAGCAG GTGCTAGCTGAAATAACTAGACTTCTGCGCGCGTACAAGAACGAGAACTGCAGCATCACCATAACGGGCCACAGCCTGGGCGCCGCGCTCTCCACGCTCAACGCCATCGACATCGTCGCCAACGGCTACAACGTCCGCGGCTCGTCCCGCGTCCCGGTCCCCGTCACGGCAATCGCCCTCGCCAGCCCGCGCGTCGGCGACGATCAGTTCAAGAGGGCCTTCGACTCGACGTCCAACCTGAGCCTGCTCCGCGTCCGCAACGCGCCGGACATCGTGCCGACCATCCTGCCGTCGGCCTTCTTCAAGGACGTCGGCGCGGAGCTGCTCGTGGACACGCGCCGGTCGCCGTACCTGAAGAACCCGGCGGGCCCGGCCCAGTGGCACAACCTCGAGTGCTACCTGCACGCCGTCGCGGGCACGcagggcgccggcgacggcgcggggttCAGCCTTGTGGTGGACCGTGACCTGGCGCTGGTGAACAAGGAAGTGGACGCGCTCAGGGACGAGTACCAGGTGCCGGCGGCGTGGTGGGTGGAGAAGAACAAGGGCATGGTGCAGAACGCGAGCGGGCGCTGGGTCTTGCAAGATCACGAGGAGGGCAACCTTGCAATGTGA